From one Macaca nemestrina isolate mMacNem1 chromosome 5, mMacNem.hap1, whole genome shotgun sequence genomic stretch:
- the LOC105498596 gene encoding E3 ubiquitin-protein ligase TRIM39: protein MAETSLLEAGASAASTAAALENLQVEASCSVCLEYLKEPVIIECGHNFCKACITRWWEDLERDFPCPVCRKTSRYRSLRPNRQLGSMVEIAKQLQAVKRKIRDESLCPQHHEALSLFCYEDQEAVCLICAISHTHRAHTVVPLDDATQEYKEKLQKCLEPLEQKLQEITRCKSSEEKKPGELKRLVESRRQQILREFEELHRRLDEEQQVLLSRLEEEEQDILQRLRENAAHLGDKRRDLAHLAAEVEGKCLQSGFEMLKDVKSTLEKCEKVKTMEVTSVSIELEKNFSNFPRQYFALRKILKQLIADVTLDPETAHPNLVLSEDRKSVKFVETRLRDLPDTPRRFTFYPCVLATEGFTSGRHYWEVEVGDKTHWAVGVCRDSVSRKGELTPLPETGYWRVRLWNGDKYAATTTPFTPLHIKVKPKRVGIFLDYEAGTLSFYNVTDRSHIYTFTDTFTEKLWPLFYPGIRAGRKNAAPLTIRPPTDWE from the exons ATGGCAGAGACAAGTCTGTTAGAGGCTGGGGCCTCTGCAGCCTCTACAGCTGCGGCTTTGGAGAACTTACAGGTGGAGGCAAGCTGCTCTGTGTGCCTGGAGTATCTGAAGGAACCTGTCATCATTGAGTGTGGGCACAACTTCTGCAAAGCTTGCATCACCCGCTGGTGGGAAGACCTAGAGAGGGACTTCCCTTGTCCTGTCTGTCGAAAGACATCCCGCTACCGCAGTCTCCGACCTAATCGGCAACTAGGCAGTATGGTGGAAATTGCCAAGCAGCTCCAGGCCGTCAAGCGGAAGATCCGGGATGAGAGCCTCTGCCCCCAACACCATGAGGCCCTCAGCCTTTTCTGTTATGAGGACCAGGAGGCTGTATGCTTAATCTGTGCAATTTCCCACACCCACCGGGCCCACACCGTTGTGCCACTGGATGACGCTACACAGGAGTACAAG GAAAAACTGCAGAAGTGTCTGGAGCCCCTGGAACAGAAGCTGCAGGAGATCACTCGCTGCAAGTCCTCTGAGGAGAAGAAGCCTGGTGAGCTCAAG AGACTAGTGGAAAGTCGCCGACAGCAGATCTTAAGGGAGTTTGAAGAGCTTCACAGGCGGCTGGATGAAGAGCAGCAGGTGTTGCTTTCACGACTAGAAGAAGAGGAACAGGACATTCTGCAGCGACTCCGAGAAAATGCTGCCCACCTTGGGGACAAGCGCCGGGACCTGGCCCACTTGGCTGCAGAGGTGGAGGGCAAGTGCTTACAGTCGGGCTTCGAGATGCTTAAG GATGTCAAAAGTACCCTGGAAAA ATGTGAGAAGGTGAAGACCATGGAGGTGACTTCAGTATCCATAGAGCTGGAAAAGAACTTCAGCAATTTCCCCCGACAGTACTTTGCCCTAAGGAAAATCCTTAAACAGCTAATTG CGGATGTGACCCTGGACCCTGAGACAGCTCATCCTAACCTAGTCCTGTCGGAGGATCGTAAGAGCGTCAAGTTCGTGGAGACAAGACTCCGGGATCTCCCTGACACACCAAGGCGTTTCACCTTCTACCCTTGCGTCCTGGCTACTGAGGGTTTCACCTCAGGTCGACActactgggaggtggaggtgggcgaCAAGACCCACTGGGCAGTGGGTGTATGCCGGGACTCCGTGAGCCGAAAGGGCGAGTTGACTCCACTCCCTGAGACTGGCTACTGGCGGGTGCGGCTATGGAATGGGGACAAATATGCGGCCACCACCACACCTTTTACCCCTTTGCACATCAAAGTGAAACCCAAGCGGGTAGGCATATTCCTAGACTATGAGGCCGGCACACTGTCTTTCTACAATGTCACAGACCGCTCTCATATCTACACCTTCACTGATACTTTTACTGAGAAACTTTGGCCCCTCTTCTACCCAGGCATCCGGGCTGGACGGAAGAATGCTGCACCACTTACCATCAGGCCCCCAACAGATTGGGAGTGA